In a single window of the Flavivirga spongiicola genome:
- a CDS encoding CPBP family intramembrane glutamic endopeptidase, whose translation MDTTNISNNKKIQMLFRNNKPLIIMSLFLLGGLIVFGQIGFIASIVLMLVIHWFRKSSMEELGLSNPKSWLKVIGLGVLLTIVIMTIVLLLINPLIFELFPPETKDLSRFNNIKGNEGLLILSIIGAWITAGFAEELIWRGYVMKQIAILFGNKRSSWIISLLISSITFGFLHFYQGPIGIIQTGIVGLFFGIIFIVNGKKNLWINIIVHGLIDTISMIALYMGAV comes from the coding sequence ATGGATACAACAAACATTTCTAATAACAAGAAAATACAGATGCTTTTTAGAAATAATAAGCCTTTAATTATTATGTCACTTTTCCTTTTAGGAGGATTAATTGTTTTTGGGCAAATTGGATTTATTGCTTCTATTGTTTTAATGTTAGTCATACATTGGTTTAGGAAAAGCTCTATGGAAGAACTTGGTTTATCTAACCCTAAATCCTGGTTGAAAGTTATTGGGCTAGGTGTTTTATTAACTATTGTAATAATGACTATTGTATTACTATTGATTAATCCATTAATTTTCGAATTATTTCCTCCTGAAACCAAAGACCTTAGTCGTTTTAATAACATTAAAGGAAATGAAGGGTTACTTATATTAAGCATTATTGGTGCTTGGATTACTGCTGGATTTGCAGAAGAGCTTATATGGAGAGGATATGTAATGAAACAAATAGCTATCCTTTTTGGAAATAAAAGGTCGTCTTGGATTATAAGTTTATTAATAAGCTCTATAACATTTGGTTTCCTTCATTTTTATCAAGGTCCTATTGGTATTATACAAACAGGTATTGTGGGTTTATTCTTTGGAATTATTTTTATTGTTAACGGCAAGAAAAACCTTTGGATAAATATTATTGTACATGGCTTAATTGACACTATTAGTATGATAGCACTTTATATGGGAGCTGTGTAA
- the ubiE gene encoding bifunctional demethylmenaquinone methyltransferase/2-methoxy-6-polyprenyl-1,4-benzoquinol methylase UbiE — protein MSKIKPYKNSDLGKKEQVTKMFDTISEDYDGLNRVISFGIDIKWRKKVVKIVKENNPETILDIATGTGDLAINLAETNATKIVGLDISSGMLEIGKEKIKKKSLESKIEMVLGDSEHMPFEDNSFDAITVAFGVRNFETLENGLKEIFRVLKPNGTFVILETSIPSKTPYKQGYKFYTKNILPLIGKLFSKDRSAYKYLCESASVFPYGEALNNILRKIGFINVEDFPQTFGVATIYKSSK, from the coding sequence TTGTCAAAAATTAAACCCTACAAAAACAGCGATTTAGGCAAAAAAGAGCAAGTCACTAAAATGTTTGACACTATTTCTGAAGATTACGATGGTTTAAACCGCGTTATTTCTTTTGGGATAGATATTAAATGGCGAAAAAAAGTAGTGAAGATTGTTAAAGAAAATAATCCTGAAACTATTTTAGATATTGCTACAGGAACTGGAGATTTAGCCATTAATCTAGCAGAAACTAATGCCACAAAAATTGTTGGTTTAGATATTAGTAGCGGTATGTTAGAAATTGGCAAAGAAAAAATTAAAAAGAAATCTTTAGAGTCGAAAATAGAAATGGTTTTAGGCGATAGTGAGCATATGCCTTTTGAAGATAATTCTTTTGATGCTATTACTGTAGCCTTTGGTGTCAGGAATTTTGAAACCTTAGAAAATGGCTTAAAGGAAATATTTAGAGTATTAAAACCTAATGGCACTTTCGTTATACTGGAAACATCTATTCCTTCTAAAACACCATATAAGCAAGGCTATAAATTTTACACAAAAAACATTTTACCCCTTATTGGAAAACTATTTTCTAAAGACAGGAGTGCATACAAATATTTATGCGAATCTGCCTCTGTTTTTCCTTATGGAGAAGCTTTGAACAATATTTTACGAAAAATTGGGTTTATTAATGTTGAAGATTTTCCACAAACCTTTGGTGTGGCAACAATTTACAAATCATCTAAGTAA
- a CDS encoding pyridoxal phosphate-dependent aminotransferase: MNLLSDRILNMSTSATLAMAAKARELRGEGKDIIGLSLGEPDFNTPDFIKDAAIQAINDNYNSYSPVDGYVELKQAVITKFKRDNNLTYTLPQIVVSTGAKQCLANIAAVMLNKGDEVLLPCPYWVSYSDIVKLNDGVPVEVKTSIDTDFKMTPEQLEAAITPNTKMMWFSSPCNPSGSVYSKEELRALADVLVKYPNIYVVSDEIYEHINYVGGHASMAEFDDMYDRTITVNGVSKAFAMTGWRIGFIGAPEKIARACNKMQGQITSGANCIAQQSVITALNASPTEVQYMIDEFKVRRDLVLRLLDDIEGFNSNTPEGAFYVFPDVSFYFGKTLRGKTINNATDFSLYLLEEALVATVTGDAFGNPNCIRISYAASQEQIIEAIKRIKEVVS, from the coding sequence ATGAATTTATTATCAGATAGAATTTTAAACATGTCTACATCTGCCACTTTAGCTATGGCAGCAAAAGCAAGGGAACTTAGAGGTGAAGGCAAAGATATTATTGGCTTAAGTCTTGGAGAGCCAGACTTTAATACTCCAGATTTTATTAAAGACGCTGCTATCCAAGCTATAAATGATAATTACAATTCGTACTCTCCTGTTGATGGATATGTAGAATTAAAACAAGCTGTTATTACTAAATTTAAACGTGATAACAACTTAACCTATACTTTACCACAAATAGTTGTTTCAACAGGTGCTAAACAATGTTTAGCAAATATCGCTGCTGTAATGCTTAACAAGGGAGATGAAGTCCTTTTACCTTGTCCTTATTGGGTTAGTTATTCTGATATCGTTAAATTGAATGATGGTGTTCCTGTAGAGGTTAAAACATCTATTGATACTGACTTTAAAATGACACCAGAGCAACTTGAAGCGGCTATCACACCGAACACCAAAATGATGTGGTTTAGCTCTCCTTGTAACCCAAGTGGTTCTGTATATAGTAAAGAAGAATTAAGAGCTCTGGCAGATGTATTGGTTAAATACCCTAACATATATGTCGTTTCTGATGAAATATACGAGCATATAAACTATGTTGGCGGACATGCAAGTATGGCTGAGTTTGATGACATGTACGATCGTACTATTACTGTAAATGGTGTTTCTAAAGCCTTTGCTATGACGGGATGGCGTATCGGGTTTATTGGCGCTCCAGAAAAAATAGCACGTGCTTGTAATAAAATGCAAGGCCAAATTACAAGTGGAGCCAACTGTATTGCGCAGCAATCTGTAATTACTGCCCTTAACGCATCTCCTACTGAAGTGCAATATATGATCGATGAATTTAAAGTTCGTCGCGATTTAGTACTTCGTTTATTAGATGATATTGAAGGGTTTAATTCAAACACTCCAGAAGGTGCTTTTTACGTATTTCCAGATGTTTCTTTTTACTTTGGTAAAACATTAAGAGGTAAAACAATAAATAATGCTACAGATTTTTCTTTATACTTATTAGAAGAAGCGCTAGTTGCAACCGTAACAGGTGATGCTTTTGGTAACCCTAATTGTATTCGTATTTCTTATGCGGCGTCTCAAGAACAAATTATTGAAGCGATTAAAAGAATAAAAGAAGTTGTAAGCTAA
- a CDS encoding fatty acid desaturase family protein yields MNKQALTFSRTDPAKFFKTLNKRVNDYFKDNNIKRTGNWKLYTKAIVMFSLLIVPVVLIFTVDLPAWVQVIFMMIVGVGMAGVGMNVMHDANHGSFSSKKWVNKLMGSSIYILAGNDYNWKVQHNVLHHTYTNIQGHDEDIDAGRIIRFSKHTKWLKIHKYQKYYAFFLYGLLTVNWAITTDFKQTFVYLKRKLSYGKFPNPATQWTKLIIGKVLYYTIWVVLPLVLGFAWWQVLIGFFIMHYTAGIILSVIFQLAHVMPNTEMPLPDENGNMKNTWAIHQLFTTSNFSPKSWIVEFYTGGLNRQVEHHLFAQISHIHYNRIAKIVKETAKEFSLPYNEYDTIWKAIYEHYNQLKILGKKPSLA; encoded by the coding sequence AAGGACAACAATATAAAACGCACTGGAAACTGGAAATTATACACTAAAGCGATCGTTATGTTTTCGCTACTTATCGTACCTGTTGTATTGATTTTCACAGTTGATCTACCAGCATGGGTACAAGTTATTTTTATGATGATCGTAGGCGTAGGTATGGCAGGTGTCGGTATGAATGTCATGCACGATGCAAATCACGGCTCTTTTTCAAGCAAGAAATGGGTTAATAAATTAATGGGAAGCAGCATTTATATTTTAGCTGGTAATGACTATAACTGGAAAGTGCAGCATAACGTTTTACATCATACTTACACGAACATACAAGGGCATGATGAAGATATTGATGCAGGTAGAATTATACGTTTTTCAAAGCATACTAAATGGCTTAAAATTCATAAATACCAAAAATATTATGCCTTCTTTTTATATGGTTTATTGACCGTAAACTGGGCGATCACAACAGATTTTAAGCAAACATTTGTATACTTAAAAAGGAAACTATCTTATGGTAAATTCCCTAACCCTGCAACGCAATGGACTAAATTGATTATTGGTAAAGTCTTATATTATACTATTTGGGTTGTTTTACCATTAGTTTTAGGCTTTGCCTGGTGGCAAGTTTTAATAGGATTTTTTATCATGCACTATACAGCTGGAATCATTCTAAGTGTTATTTTTCAATTGGCACACGTGATGCCTAATACAGAAATGCCTTTACCTGATGAAAATGGCAATATGAAAAACACCTGGGCTATTCATCAATTATTTACAACGTCAAACTTTTCACCTAAAAGTTGGATAGTAGAATTCTATACCGGTGGATTAAATCGTCAAGTTGAACATCACTTATTTGCACAAATTAGTCATATTCATTACAACAGAATAGCAAAGATCGTTAAAGAAACTGCGAAAGAGTTTAGCTTACCATATAACGAGTATGACACTATTTGGAAAGCTATTTATGAGCATTACAACCAACTAAAAATATTAGGAAAAAAACCTAGTTTAGCCTAA
- a CDS encoding response regulator produces MNKIGINLLIIEDSAIIANAYKNILSEITNVVFNVTFAKNCDEAIHKIQRIKTQIVLLDLQLPISKNERFICGEDLGVLIRKESPDTNILILTSITDQSRIQNIINEIHPEGFMIKSDIDGIDLKNAILNTFKGKTYYSKTIEGYTRKTFANKITIDDFDRQILYHLSMGEKTKDLSNYIPLSTRAIEVRKTKLKNLLDTKNNENFNLVKEAKKLGFI; encoded by the coding sequence ATGAACAAAATCGGCATTAATCTACTTATTATTGAAGACTCTGCTATTATAGCAAATGCTTACAAAAATATATTAAGCGAGATAACGAATGTTGTCTTTAACGTAACCTTTGCTAAAAATTGCGATGAAGCTATACACAAAATTCAACGAATTAAAACACAAATAGTCCTTCTGGACCTCCAGCTTCCTATTTCAAAAAACGAACGCTTTATTTGCGGAGAAGACTTAGGCGTTTTAATAAGGAAAGAGTCGCCAGATACTAATATATTAATTTTAACATCTATTACAGATCAATCTAGAATTCAAAATATCATTAATGAAATCCATCCTGAAGGGTTTATGATTAAATCTGATATAGATGGTATTGATTTAAAAAATGCCATCCTTAACACTTTTAAAGGAAAAACATATTACAGTAAAACCATTGAGGGGTATACACGTAAAACATTTGCTAATAAAATAACCATTGATGATTTTGACAGACAAATATTATATCATTTATCAATGGGGGAAAAAACTAAAGATTTATCAAATTATATTCCCTTGTCAACTAGAGCTATTGAAGTAAGAAAAACTAAATTAAAAAACCTATTAGATACTAAAAATAATGAAAACTTCAATTTAGTAAAAGAAGCAAAAAAACTAGGTTTTATTTAG
- the porT gene encoding type IX secretion/gliding motility protein PorT/SprT, with translation MKRFFVLISFLFIIQTSNAQLFRKEKVTYDANQGRGSTDNRLLRWGYFLGINNYDFNFDYKEDLRDIYVKRSPGFSVGLIGNLRVNSFIDLRLEPGLLITTRELYYSQTYFAGTTFKDSDLSREVKSTYVHIPLLVKISTKRINNFKPFIVGGFSTALNLSSNENNPEDNSNGQFRTKKNSLFYELGFGVDLYLYNFKFTPSIRGLFGIGDELVRDKDPNSPWTSNIASMKTRGVFVNFTFQ, from the coding sequence ATGAAGCGGTTTTTTGTATTAATATCATTTTTATTTATAATTCAAACATCTAACGCACAACTTTTTAGAAAAGAAAAAGTGACTTACGATGCAAACCAAGGAAGAGGCTCTACAGATAATAGGTTATTACGCTGGGGTTACTTTTTGGGGATAAATAATTATGACTTTAATTTTGATTATAAGGAAGACTTACGCGATATTTATGTAAAAAGGAGCCCAGGTTTTAGTGTTGGTTTAATTGGAAATTTACGTGTCAATAGTTTTATTGATTTACGCTTAGAACCTGGTTTATTAATTACAACGAGAGAGTTATATTATAGTCAAACATATTTTGCTGGTACCACTTTTAAGGATTCTGACTTAAGTAGAGAAGTTAAATCAACCTATGTACATATCCCTTTGCTTGTAAAAATCTCTACCAAACGTATTAACAATTTTAAGCCCTTTATCGTAGGTGGGTTTTCTACAGCTTTAAACCTTTCTAGCAATGAAAATAACCCTGAAGATAATAGTAATGGACAATTTAGAACCAAAAAAAATTCATTGTTTTATGAGCTTGGGTTTGGTGTTGATTTATACCTATACAACTTTAAATTCACGCCTTCTATTCGCGGGCTTTTTGGTATAGGTGACGAACTTGTTAGAGACAAAGATCCTAATAGCCCTTGGACTAGTAATATTGCTAGTATGAAAACCAGAGGCGTATTTGTTAATTTCACGTTTCAGTAG
- the trkA gene encoding Trk system potassium transporter TrkA: MKIIIAGAGEVGFHLAKLLSYESQEITLIDIDKESLAYADAHLDIKVIKGDTTSISILKDARVNNCDLFIAVTAIETTNITVCVLAKQLGAKRTIARISNTEFINYKDEVGFTKFGIDELISPEALAAAEIKLSLKQTSFNDTYEFEGGALTMVGLTLSRSASFVGKTVKEAAKIFPEIHFVPIAIQRFGTQYTIIPRGDTEFKRGDNVVFVTSEGGGEELCKLTGKSNREIKNVMILGGSQIGYKSARDLSDKGYKVKLFEEDKERAFEIADDLPNVLVIHSDGRNVDLLDEENISEMDAFIAVAGNSETNIMSCLVAKSKGVEKTVALVENMDYFELSHSVGIETLINKKLLAANNIFRYIRKGEVVAMTKLSNMNAELLEFEVKPTSAICNNYIKDIDFPRSAIIGGVIRNGLGVIALGDFKIQEGDRVVVCSLLKSIKGVEKLFR; the protein is encoded by the coding sequence ATGAAAATAATCATTGCTGGCGCTGGTGAAGTTGGATTTCATTTAGCAAAGTTATTGTCTTACGAGTCTCAAGAAATAACATTAATAGATATAGACAAAGAGAGTTTAGCTTATGCTGATGCCCATTTAGATATTAAAGTTATTAAAGGAGATACTACTTCAATCTCTATTTTAAAAGACGCTCGGGTAAATAATTGTGATTTGTTTATTGCTGTAACGGCCATTGAAACAACTAATATTACGGTATGTGTATTGGCTAAGCAATTAGGGGCTAAACGAACTATTGCCAGAATTTCTAATACTGAATTTATAAATTATAAAGATGAGGTAGGCTTTACTAAGTTTGGTATTGATGAATTAATTTCTCCAGAAGCTTTAGCTGCGGCAGAGATAAAATTATCTTTAAAGCAAACGTCTTTCAATGATACTTATGAGTTTGAAGGCGGCGCACTTACGATGGTCGGTTTAACATTGTCCAGATCGGCTTCATTTGTTGGGAAGACCGTTAAAGAAGCTGCAAAAATATTCCCAGAAATACACTTTGTTCCTATTGCAATTCAACGTTTTGGTACGCAATATACAATCATTCCAAGAGGGGATACGGAGTTTAAAAGAGGTGATAATGTTGTATTTGTTACTTCTGAAGGAGGTGGTGAAGAGCTTTGTAAGCTAACAGGAAAATCAAACAGAGAGATAAAGAATGTGATGATTTTGGGAGGCAGCCAAATTGGTTACAAATCGGCTAGAGATTTAAGTGATAAAGGGTATAAAGTAAAACTTTTTGAAGAGGATAAAGAACGTGCATTTGAAATTGCCGATGATTTACCAAATGTTTTAGTGATTCATAGTGATGGACGTAATGTTGATTTGCTTGATGAAGAAAATATTAGTGAAATGGATGCTTTTATAGCTGTGGCAGGTAATTCTGAAACTAATATTATGTCTTGTTTAGTAGCAAAATCAAAGGGTGTTGAAAAAACAGTGGCTTTGGTTGAGAACATGGACTATTTCGAATTATCGCATTCTGTTGGTATTGAAACATTAATAAATAAAAAGTTACTAGCTGCAAATAATATTTTTAGATACATAAGAAAAGGAGAAGTTGTTGCTATGACGAAACTTAGCAATATGAATGCTGAGTTACTGGAGTTTGAAGTAAAACCCACTTCGGCTATTTGTAATAACTATATTAAGGATATTGATTTTCCAAGATCAGCTATAATAGGAGGTGTTATTAGAAACGGGTTAGGAGTTATTGCACTTGGAGATTTTAAAATTCAAGAAGGAGACCGGGTTGTGGTTTGTAGTCTACTTAAATCGATAAAAGGTGTTGAAAAATTATTTCGTTAA
- a CDS encoding AraC family transcriptional regulator, giving the protein MEVLFFIGIVICFFLALLIFSKKKQTKSDRIFGVWQILLVINFSLLYIRHSELIQEYPHFIGLDTGFTLLHIPFIFFYTCALIKKPLKKIHFSLHLLPFVVMTMTLFSTFFLLSGNEKLQLYNQQLSGQKLFSVTDMALYLQCLIYLPISYNLVKKHSRKIKAKYSNIDKRNLSWMETILISVSIYFGLSFLFHLYYILSDFNDFQFLSKISILSFCLLQVALAFFGIRYSPVFIESEMSKLNEQSKYKKTGLGSDLAKKHFEALLHYMTNEKPYLDSELTLDNLASQINISSNHLSQIINQFAHKNFYTYVNEYRIDEIARLLKDPSQNQYSILGLAYDAGFKSKSVFNAMFKKIKGVTPSEFRKRI; this is encoded by the coding sequence ATGGAAGTTCTTTTTTTTATAGGAATTGTCATTTGTTTTTTTTTAGCGTTGCTTATTTTTAGTAAGAAAAAGCAAACTAAAAGTGATAGGATATTTGGGGTTTGGCAAATACTCTTAGTCATTAATTTTTCGTTACTATACATACGGCATTCTGAACTTATTCAAGAATATCCTCATTTTATAGGGTTAGATACAGGTTTTACATTGTTACATATTCCTTTTATTTTCTTCTACACTTGTGCACTTATTAAAAAACCTTTAAAGAAGATTCATTTTTCACTACACTTACTTCCTTTTGTTGTTATGACTATGACATTATTCAGCACTTTTTTTCTTCTTTCTGGAAATGAGAAATTACAATTATATAATCAACAATTGTCAGGTCAAAAACTATTTTCCGTTACAGATATGGCACTGTATCTACAATGTTTAATCTATCTACCGATATCTTATAATCTAGTTAAGAAACACTCAAGAAAAATAAAAGCCAAGTATTCAAATATTGACAAAAGAAACCTTTCTTGGATGGAAACAATTCTTATAAGCGTAAGCATTTATTTTGGTTTAAGTTTTTTATTTCATCTTTATTATATTCTTTCCGACTTTAATGATTTTCAGTTTCTTAGTAAAATTAGCATTTTAAGTTTTTGCTTACTTCAAGTTGCTTTGGCTTTTTTTGGTATTCGGTATTCTCCGGTTTTTATAGAATCTGAAATGTCTAAATTAAATGAACAATCAAAATATAAAAAAACAGGTTTAGGTAGCGATCTTGCAAAAAAACATTTTGAGGCATTATTACATTATATGACAAATGAAAAGCCTTATTTAGATTCTGAATTAACATTGGATAATCTTGCATCTCAAATTAATATTTCATCAAATCACTTATCTCAAATCATTAACCAATTCGCTCATAAAAACTTTTATACATACGTGAATGAATATAGGATTGATGAGATAGCAAGATTATTAAAAGATCCTTCCCAAAATCAATATAGCATTTTAGGGTTAGCATATGATGCTGGCTTTAAATCCAAATCCGTATTCAATGCCATGTTTAAAAAAATAAAAGGCGTCACCCCTTCCGAATTTCGAAAACGAATTTAA
- a CDS encoding TrmH family RNA methyltransferase, producing MLSKSHIKLITSLKQKKYRLQHSLFIVEGVKTIKELLQSELTLYALYTTESFNIDAKNEILITEAELKRISFLTTPNKALAIFKIPEVKSIEQGGLVLALDAIRDPGNLGTIIRLCDWFGIKDLVCSKETVDCFNPKVIQATMGSITRVNISYVDLELFLNKTSLPIYGAFMEGETVYSTQLPEKGVLVMGNEANGVSKEIEVLIKKKISIPKFGDLQATESLNVATATAILLSEFRRG from the coding sequence ATGCTCTCCAAAAGTCATATAAAATTAATCACGAGTCTAAAGCAGAAAAAATATAGACTGCAACATAGCCTTTTTATTGTTGAAGGTGTTAAAACAATAAAAGAACTATTACAATCTGAATTAACGCTTTATGCACTATATACGACTGAGTCTTTCAATATTGATGCCAAAAATGAAATTTTAATTACTGAGGCAGAATTAAAACGTATAAGTTTTTTAACTACGCCAAATAAAGCACTCGCCATTTTTAAAATTCCGGAGGTAAAATCAATTGAACAAGGTGGACTGGTTTTAGCATTAGATGCTATTAGAGACCCTGGAAATTTAGGGACCATTATCAGGCTTTGCGATTGGTTTGGTATAAAAGATTTAGTTTGTAGTAAGGAAACAGTAGATTGTTTCAATCCTAAAGTGATACAAGCAACCATGGGGTCTATTACGAGAGTAAATATTAGTTATGTAGATTTAGAACTATTTTTAAACAAAACGAGTTTGCCTATTTATGGTGCTTTTATGGAAGGTGAAACGGTTTATAGTACGCAATTACCAGAAAAAGGTGTTTTAGTGATGGGTAATGAAGCTAATGGCGTTTCAAAAGAAATTGAAGTTCTGATAAAGAAAAAAATCTCTATTCCTAAATTTGGTGATTTACAAGCTACCGAAAGTTTAAATGTAGCTACGGCAACGGCTATTTTGTTGAGCGAGTTTAGGAGGGGGTGA
- a CDS encoding TrkH family potassium uptake protein: protein MKLNYKIIFHFLGLLLLFNGGFMLLSALVSLLYKDGVTFQLFLSGLFTLIAGLLAMIFTRHHKKEMNKREGYIVVSFGWIIMALSGTLPYILTESIPNFTNAFFETMSGFTTTGASILNDIEAVPKGVLFWRSLTHWIGGMGIIVLAIAILPLLGIGGMQLFAAEAPGPSADKLHPRITDTAKRLWLIYFGYTAAETLLLSVAGMSFFDAINHSLCTLSTGGFSTKNASIAYWNGQPIIQYIIILFMFLAGTNFVLSYFAFKGKIQKIINDEEFKLYFKFIGIITIIAAVIIYFRADISASSIVHPMVWGEVESAFRHSLFQVLAIITTTGFVTADYTMWTPLLMVLFFGLMFLGGSAGSTSGGVKVVRHLILIKNGFLEFKRTLHPNAILPVRYNKRAISGDIVFNILGFFILYMLSFIIGALGFSMFEIDFKSAIGLAASTLGNVGPALGDFGPVNNYSALPLLAQWWASFLMLIGRLELFTVLILITPFFWRNR from the coding sequence ATGAAATTAAATTATAAAATAATTTTTCACTTCCTAGGATTGCTGCTGCTATTTAATGGCGGTTTTATGTTGCTATCTGCTCTTGTAAGCCTACTTTACAAAGATGGTGTTACGTTTCAATTATTCTTATCAGGTCTTTTTACATTAATAGCAGGTCTTTTAGCGATGATCTTTACGAGACATCATAAAAAAGAAATGAATAAACGGGAAGGCTATATCGTAGTTTCTTTTGGTTGGATAATTATGGCGCTTTCTGGTACTTTACCATATATATTGACCGAAAGTATTCCAAATTTTACAAACGCTTTTTTTGAGACCATGTCTGGTTTTACTACAACAGGAGCCTCTATTTTAAATGATATTGAAGCAGTGCCTAAAGGTGTTTTATTTTGGCGCAGTTTAACACATTGGATAGGCGGTATGGGAATTATCGTTTTAGCTATTGCCATATTACCATTATTAGGGATTGGAGGTATGCAGCTTTTTGCAGCCGAAGCACCTGGTCCCAGTGCCGATAAGTTACATCCTAGAATTACAGATACAGCAAAGCGTTTATGGCTTATTTACTTCGGATATACAGCGGCTGAAACTTTATTGCTAAGTGTGGCAGGCATGTCTTTTTTTGATGCTATAAACCATTCATTGTGTACCTTGTCTACGGGCGGTTTTTCGACTAAAAATGCTAGTATAGCTTATTGGAATGGCCAACCTATTATCCAATATATTATTATATTATTTATGTTTTTAGCGGGTACTAACTTTGTCTTAAGTTATTTCGCTTTTAAAGGGAAAATCCAAAAAATAATTAATGATGAAGAGTTTAAATTGTACTTCAAATTCATCGGAATTATTACAATAATAGCAGCGGTTATTATTTATTTTAGAGCAGATATCTCGGCATCTTCAATTGTACATCCTATGGTTTGGGGAGAAGTTGAGAGTGCATTTAGACATTCGTTATTTCAAGTATTGGCTATTATTACAACGACAGGTTTTGTTACTGCAGATTATACCATGTGGACACCACTCCTAATGGTTTTATTTTTTGGTCTTATGTTTTTAGGAGGATCGGCAGGAAGTACCTCGGGAGGTGTAAAAGTAGTGCGCCATTTGATATTGATAAAAAATGGTTTTTTAGAGTTTAAACGTACTTTGCATCCAAATGCTATTCTACCGGTACGTTATAATAAAAGAGCCATTTCTGGAGATATTGTATTTAATATTTTAGGTTTTTTTATTCTTTATATGCTATCTTTTATTATAGGTGCTTTGGGGTTCTCTATGTTTGAAATAGACTTTAAATCGGCAATAGGTTTAGCTGCATCCACTTTAGGAAACGTAGGACCTGCACTTGGGGATTTTGGACCTGTAAATAATTATTCGGCTTTACCTCTTTTAGCGCAATGGTGGGCTTCGTTTTTAATGCTTATTGGTCGTTTGGAACTCTTTACAGTACTTATTTTGATTACACCTTTCTTTTGGCGTAATAGATGA